The following coding sequences lie in one Myxococcus xanthus genomic window:
- a CDS encoding chemotaxis protein CheW translates to MADTPDNSMVAQSRRLSVEERLSQLEEEQVQLRQELASLAGELRLPGMYLAVDAAGTSALMDAETVQEVVRLVELEPLPGAPAHVAGTFVYRGSPAVVVDLAALLGVKREASLDAHLVVCGGGARTVAVLVDRVRDLVESPVLVDGTPDGTSPLPWDASGLMAGLCRTPEGVRPLLRTSAVLVGPEAP, encoded by the coding sequence ATGGCAGACACCCCAGACAATTCCATGGTCGCGCAGTCGCGCCGTCTCTCTGTCGAGGAGCGGCTGAGCCAGCTCGAGGAGGAGCAGGTCCAGCTGCGCCAGGAGCTGGCGTCGCTGGCGGGTGAGCTGCGACTGCCGGGCATGTACCTGGCGGTGGACGCGGCGGGTACCAGCGCGCTGATGGACGCCGAGACGGTGCAGGAGGTGGTGCGGCTGGTGGAGCTGGAGCCGTTGCCCGGGGCGCCCGCGCACGTGGCGGGGACCTTCGTCTACCGGGGCAGCCCGGCCGTCGTCGTGGACCTTGCGGCGCTCTTGGGGGTGAAGCGAGAGGCCTCCCTGGATGCGCACCTGGTCGTCTGCGGCGGCGGCGCGCGGACGGTGGCGGTGCTGGTGGACCGCGTGCGTGACCTGGTGGAGTCCCCGGTGCTGGTGGACGGGACGCCGGATGGGACGTCGCCGCTGCCGTGGGATGCCAGCGGTCTGATGGCGGGCCTGTGCCGGACGCCCGAAGGCGTGCGCCCGTTGCTTCGGACGTCCGCGGTGCTCGTGGGGCCGGAGGCGCCGTGA
- a CDS encoding CheR family methyltransferase, with product MSEGVLDDATLARVEDVLQSACGVTLARSLRRSLETALGRAARSRGLEPDAFLRTLLVREAAAVECFIEHAVIGETYFFRHPEHLRALARLAQTHPAPCFQVWSAGCASGEEPYSIAMALMAEGLPEGRFRVLATDVSGRALQRARDGVYGPWSLRRIEPEQEKRFLVANGDDYSVIPQVRRAVEFRRHNLAVDPPPFMGLGAIFCRNVLIYFPTELAREVLKRFISALAPGGLLFVSPAEVPLTNGLGLETVDAEGSVALRVPVPGAPRAVTPEARLPRLGAGRNQVSSAVPPAGWPQALDDSRARRARAPAWGAKPSTGEGPLTSGTSLGDSRVGSVSGRTASGLAGASVRSASSAAGDFSATGASPGAIDSRGAEGRPSPSEPGTSRPAWASSTPAAATHAVSRSVDALAAEEVPLLERAIIAARAGHFEEAEALAREAAKALVPEAYLLLSMVAEVRGDLNGAVEAVRKALYLEPRLALGHATLVALYRRMERPEDAERARQNALRALDGLDDEHPLRGVETMTAGGLRQALAPVEQAGWHGVR from the coding sequence GTGAGCGAGGGCGTGCTCGACGACGCGACGCTGGCCCGGGTCGAGGACGTCCTCCAGTCGGCCTGCGGGGTGACGTTGGCGCGCAGCCTGCGCCGCTCGCTGGAGACGGCGCTGGGCCGGGCCGCGCGTTCGCGAGGCCTGGAGCCCGACGCCTTCCTGCGCACGCTGCTGGTGCGCGAGGCCGCGGCGGTGGAGTGCTTCATCGAGCACGCCGTCATTGGCGAAACGTACTTCTTCCGTCACCCGGAGCACCTGCGCGCCCTGGCGCGCCTGGCGCAGACGCACCCAGCCCCGTGCTTCCAGGTGTGGAGCGCGGGCTGCGCCAGCGGCGAGGAGCCCTACAGCATCGCCATGGCCTTGATGGCGGAGGGTTTGCCCGAAGGCCGCTTCCGGGTACTGGCGACGGACGTGTCGGGCCGGGCGCTCCAGCGCGCGCGGGATGGCGTGTACGGTCCGTGGTCCCTGCGCCGCATCGAGCCGGAGCAGGAGAAGCGCTTCCTGGTCGCCAACGGCGACGACTACTCCGTCATCCCCCAGGTCCGGCGCGCCGTGGAGTTCCGGCGCCACAACCTGGCCGTGGACCCGCCGCCCTTCATGGGCCTGGGCGCCATCTTCTGCCGCAACGTGCTCATCTACTTCCCGACGGAGCTCGCGCGGGAGGTGCTGAAGCGCTTCATCTCCGCGCTGGCTCCCGGTGGGCTGCTCTTCGTCTCTCCGGCGGAGGTCCCGCTCACCAATGGCCTGGGTCTGGAGACAGTGGACGCCGAGGGCAGCGTGGCGCTTCGGGTCCCCGTGCCGGGGGCTCCTCGCGCCGTGACGCCAGAGGCGCGGCTTCCTCGCCTGGGGGCGGGCCGGAATCAGGTGTCCTCGGCGGTGCCGCCTGCCGGGTGGCCTCAGGCGCTGGACGATTCAAGGGCGCGCCGCGCGCGCGCGCCGGCTTGGGGCGCGAAGCCATCGACAGGCGAAGGGCCTCTGACGTCCGGCACGTCCCTGGGGGACTCCCGTGTCGGCTCGGTGTCCGGCCGCACGGCGTCGGGTCTGGCGGGAGCGTCTGTCCGTTCTGCTTCGTCAGCCGCGGGGGATTTCTCCGCGACGGGGGCTTCGCCCGGCGCTATCGACTCGCGCGGGGCGGAGGGGCGTCCATCTCCAAGCGAGCCTGGGACGTCGCGTCCTGCGTGGGCCTCGTCAACGCCAGCCGCCGCCACTCACGCCGTGTCGCGGTCCGTGGACGCACTCGCCGCCGAGGAGGTTCCTCTCCTGGAGCGCGCCATCATCGCGGCGCGCGCGGGACACTTCGAGGAGGCGGAGGCGCTGGCGCGCGAGGCCGCGAAGGCGCTCGTTCCCGAGGCGTACCTGCTGCTCTCCATGGTGGCCGAGGTTCGTGGCGACCTGAACGGGGCGGTGGAGGCGGTTCGCAAGGCGCTGTACCTGGAGCCCCGGTTGGCGCTGGGGCACGCCACGCTGGTGGCCCTCTATAGGCGCATGGAGCGGCCCGAAGACGCGGAGCGTGCGCGGCAGAACGCCCTGCGCGCGCTGGACGGACTGGATGATGAACACCCGCTGCGTGGGGTGGAGACGATGACGGCCGGCGGCCTGAGGCAGGCCCTGGCGCCAGTCGAGCAGGCTGGCTGGCATGGAGTGCGCTGA